The DNA region GGACTCAGTCCCCTTCCTCAGAACCAGAGAAACCACTCAAAAAGTAAACAGGGACCTTCTTTCACTCAAAACTTTGAGGTTATCCCCAATTTAAGAGGAAAATGGGAATAAACATCTTCCCAAATTCTTCCTGGATACTATCTTCAAATCATATTTGCATTCCAACAGATATGCAGTAGAATTATATTCTTTATGGATTGCCAATGTTTTTTCCTCTAATGCAAAGTAAGAGTGGTCTCAACACATTTAGTCAAATATAATCCCAACCTTATGCCTAATaactgagaaaaatcaaagaaaactaaTCTGGGCAGTACAGTAGATTTATTTTAAcacagaagagaaactaaaaaatcCTTGATTGACCCACTAACTGACCTTATAGGACAATTCCCTATAAAaggaaaatctggaaaacagaaGACGCGCTTTACTTCTGGGACACAGTATAATGCCCCAGCTTATATGATTctggcaaaaaatatatatatgtaactgttAATTGTTAATCTAGGGGGCAGACTCATGGGTATTCAATGTATCCTTCTCTAAATTCAAAAATTTTCAGTCCAGTTTTAAATCAAAGCTAAAATTTAATAGTAATCACAGAAAAGTTAGGCATGATATGCAGAGGATTTTGTTAAAAGTTACCAAATCTAAGCCTGAGTTTCTATTTTGTATAAAGTTGTGCTACATAAAAGTTCCACCTTTTAATATTCCCCTGTAACCTGAAGGGGTATTATTGCTAAAATACTGTAGATACTCTTTAGCATAATTAGTAAGTATGTATTTACTGTTACAGGATTTAACCAAAATGCTTCAAATAAAAGTACATTGAAGGGCGTATCTTTGTAAAGAATTATGAAAAAACTTACCTATAtagataaaaaattataatcatagtATTCTGTTATGTAAGTACATCAGGCATAAAATAAAGCTTCAAACTCAAAAGAAGTCTTTGGTTTCTTTAAGAAGCCTTTCAATGTCATAAAGGAGACCCAAGTATCAACTCGAATTCAATCTCCCAACTTGTAGAGGCACCCCGTGAAACTTGTAgagattttaactttattttgaacCTATTTTTAGGAGGTGAATGTGTAATGTAGATAAATTGTTTTAATCTAACAAAATAATTTTCCGAGCTTTTATATGTTATTCACCCAGGGTCAAGCAAGAAAAATACTTACTGTTGGATTAGATGTACTAGTTCCTGCTATACTTGCAAAAGTCAACTTTAAAGTTGTCTTGTAGCATTACAGACTCAACATCACAAAAGGAAGCTTTTTTGTCTTAAAGCTCACATTTACCTCCTAGCATCTGTTGATTTCTACTTCCCCTTCTTGATGTAAAAAATTTACTATTTTCTGAGTAAAATTCAAATGTCTTTAATATAGGAATGTTTACACCTGACCTCTCTACTATCAGTGTAAAACGAAAATATTACAACTTTACATGCCTCAGAAAATTTGCAATGTCCTTAAACTcacaattttatttccaaattggTTAAAATACTCGAAATAAACTGTTTCAACACAAGACAAATTTTAAATTGTCAAAAAAGGGCCTGACAAGAATGCATTATGGCACAGAACCAGAATCATGTATATGAACCATCTTTCATGAAAAAGACGGTTTCATGAAAAATCAACAAACCAAGTGTATGATAAAACTCTGATATGTCAagtatataagtgtatatatattctaCCAAAAACAATCTATTGTCATATTATACTGGTTTCTATTTCTCAagaaaatgtttgtgttttttaaaatccgTTTTATTCAGAGGAAGTACACATGTCAGCTCCTCACCTGTCGTTCACAATAGGCTTTCATTAGTTTACTAAGTGGTGTATGCCTCTTAATCTTAAACTGCACCACAGAACCATCCTGCCCCGCCACCTTCAAATTAATATGATCGTTGTTCTCAGTCTTGACTCCTTcctgttgggggaaaaaaaaaaattaaagtataatttggAAAACGTAAAAGACAAACACCTTTTAAAGAAGCAGCAGCCCAAGTCACATCAGAAATCAACAGGTTTCTCATTCGGTATGACAACAGAACATACAGCTGTTTTCAGCTGCTGAAATCAATCTGAGAGATGAGAAATTCTGAAGCAACAATATTAAATAGCTGTCGCAGAAACAGAAAAGCAGCCTACTTTCAATACTATCAGTATCAACGATCGATTTTTAAAGATGTACCCCCCTTCAATTTACTGCAATGCCCTTTgattctgagttttaaaaaatgacatctcCCAAAATATATCTTTGCCTTAAAACGATTAACAAGCATCCTTTCTCGTTTTAAAGTGCTTTGAGTACACAATGcaagaaacaaaaatctaaagCTTACAATTCAAAACTCATCACGAATCTCGTTAAAAAGTTAGCAAATTAAGTTTACTAACAAATCTCAAActacattaagaaaacaaacaaacacctaaCTGAGGAATATCCTTTGATTCTCTCCGAAGCAACAGTAATAACTCAAAACCACTATTATTGTTCGCCTCTATGAGCagcttcatttttgtttatttttagttgagaGCTTTTTCTCCACTCCCCTCTGTTGTCATGAGTCAAATGCACTTTTATTCCAAGTCTTCCTCGTAAATTTCGACAAAATCTGAAGTTCACCAAAACCAAGTGCAGAAAGAATTCTGTAGTCCCTAAACCACTTCAGAAGGAAAGGGGATGGCGGTGGGTGGGGGTCACAAAACCAACCAAAAGAAAGTCCCGTGTGCCAGGAAAAAGTGTGCGCCCTAGTCCTCCAGGGAAAAGCCTGGTGCCTCAAAACTCACGTTAAAAAAGTTAAGCCCTGCAAAGTCTCTCTGCTCGTACATCTGCCTCCAACTTCTCCAAACCACATGGTCTCGGCAAGCTAAGGGTTACCTGGCACCCAGGGAAAAGCCCCTGCCCATCCCGACAAAAAATGTGGGAAATACTCCCCGGGaatcccccaacccctgcccctgAGGACAGCCCAACGGGCATCCGGCTTCCAACCCATCGGCAGCCCATTGATTCGCCCCGAGCCCTCAGCCGGCCAGTGCGGCCCGGGGCAGGGGTCTCCAGATGCCTGCGGCCCCCACCCCCGAGCGGGGAAGCCCTGGGCCGAGGGAACTCCTCGCCACAGCAGAGGCAGCAACACCCGCCCGGGCGCGGGGTCCGCCGAGGGTGGGGACACCGCGCGCCCTAACGCCCCTCGTCACGCGCGCCCGGCCAACCGGGCCCAAGAAGCCCCGCTCGCGGCCGGTGGGCCCGCGGGTGTCCGCGATTCGCCCGCCCAACTCGCGCCCGGCGCGCACTCCGAggcggccgggggcgggggagggcggcGGGGCCTCCTCCCGCGCGGgcgggaggaagaggggagggaggaaaatggCGCGGAGCGCCGGGGCCTGAGCCGCGGCCGCCCCGTGGGGGGCCCGGGAAGGCGCGGGGAGCCCGCGGCGGGCTCAGGCCGGACCCCGGCCCGCACCGTGACCCCGGCCGCACGGCGAGGCGCGGAGACCGGCGCCGAGCTCACCTTGGGCTTTTCGTCCGCCATGGCGAGCGCCGGAGTCTCCTCAGCTGCCGCTTCACAAAAGAGGTACCAGGTCCGCACGGAACGAGCACACAAGCAGCACCAGGAGCGGCAGAAGAAGGAGGCGGCAGcggtggaggagggagagggcgCGCGCACGTCGTGcgctccctccccccaccctgcgtGCGCGAGCCCGAGTCACCGAGGCTCCTCATTGGCTGCCGCCTCGCGGGAGCGCGCAACGCTTACATaaccacccccaacccccgccccgcgccgccccgGCCTGGCTCCGGCGCCGGCCAGGCCGGCGGGAAGAGGCGCGGACACGCGCACCCGGCCCGCCGCGGGGGCGCGCCTGGCTCTGGGCGGGGCTGTATTGTCCTCCTTCTGTGGTGGAGCTTAATCAAAATGGCTTCCAGCTGGTCCTCGGTGGGGACAAGGAGGCTCGAGGCCTAGACGTGAGAAACAAGCCGGGGAAGGCAGACTGACTAGACGAGGCAGGGGAAGCCAAAATCAAAGCCCCAGCACGAGGTTCGGGCCAAAGAACCTCTCATTCGGTGGCCCAAATGCAGCTTTCCTCTGGATAAGAGGAACATCACACTTCCTCTCAGTCAGCCTCTCATCCCTCGAATTTTAAAGCTTCAGCCTCAGCCCACGTCCCACTAGGCTCGTGCTTTAGTGCTTTGACTACTTCTGTCCTGCTGGAAACCCCGTACTTTGACTAGCTGAGGGAAAAAGGTTCAGCCTACAAACTCCCTTACTCATGGCCTGGCTCCCAACTTCCAAGAGGATAAACAGCATCCATCAAAGAAAAGTACCAGATTATCTAGCTTCCAAACCAGTCGATCATTTCCTCCTTCTGTCAGTTTCAGAAATAAAAGTAGGTCCTTTGCATCTTAAGAACAATCCTGACATCTGTGCCCTGCTTCTCCCCATAGggtttattgattatttcttttgTCCTGTATTTTCCTCCACTCCCTGGTTAGTGTAGAAAAAGACTCTTATTTCTAGTTCCATCTAAAGTTACCACCGTATCTCTCTCTGTTCTTGGCCCAACATCTTGAAAAAAATGTCCACACCAGCTGTCTCCACTCCCTCACCTCCCACTCACTCCTCAATCTACtgcaatctggtgatgtccctatGGCTCCGCTGAAACTGCTCTCTACAAGGTCACCAACGACTTTCTGCTGAATCCGGGATGCTTCTCAGTTCCTCACTCCTTGAACTCCCTCCCTGTGACTTTGGGTTGTGACTCTGGTCTGGCCTTGATCcctttgcacttttttttttttttttcattctcagcCCTTCCCTTAAATGTTCCTTGGATTTTGTTCTGAACCccttcctttccctattttgttaACTCTCCTGGGATGATTTCACACCACTTCTGTTACCATCTATTTGCTAATGATTCTTAAGTCTAGATTCTAATCCAGATCTTTCTCCAAACCTCCAGCTTATAAATCCAATTGACTTCTGAACATCTCCACTTGAATGTCAGAGGCACCTCTAACTCAGCCAGTCTCAACTAAAATTCCTCCATTTACTTTTCCGAACGGCTTCTGTCTTTCAAGTTCTCAGGTCACTGTATGACGCACCATTACAACCATTACAACATTACTTTAAGCCAGAGAGCCAGGGGGCATCCTTGACCCCTTCACACACTTCCCATACAGTCAATCCCCAAGACTTGTCTATTCCCCCTTTCAAATAAATACCTGTCAAATCTACCTACTTCTTGTTTATCCTGCCTACCTACTTCTCTTCAGCCTCTGTCCAgcctttgcttccctggtggctcacgcagtaaagcatctgcctgaaatgcaggagatctaagttCAAaccccggattgggaagatccaccggagaagggaatggcaacccactccagtattcttgcctgtccAGTCTTTGGGTTCTATTCCATTTGCTGAGCTTTCCAGCTGGTCCTCCAAGATGAAGAGGAGGCTTGAGGCCTTAGATGTAAAACAGGCCAAGAAAAGCAGATTGATCAGGGCAGGCGGTGAAAGCCTAAGTTCAACTCAAATCTCCCCAGGGCTACTGATCTTTTGGTTTTAAGTTGTGTCCCAACTGCGTTTGAAGAGTTCAGTAAATCAGAATCATCTAAGGTGCTgcgttttttgttgtttggtttagTTTTTGGCCACAGCATGTAGGGGTATGTAGCATCTAATTCccggaccagagattgaattcaagccccctgcagtggaaatctgggagtcttagccactagacagaccaccagggaagtccctaaggtGCTAGTTTAAATGCATATTCTCGGGCAGTATGGCTCTGGGAATCCTCTTTCTTAAGcaatttttccctttaatttttggctgtatcatacagcatgtgggatctcagttccctgactaaggatcaaatttatgcctcctgcagtggaaaagaggtgtcttaaccactggtccaccaaggaagtctcaagGGATCCCTCTTTCTtaacaagcttccctggtgattgtTAAGCATACTAAAGCCCCAGAACCCCAAAccattctaaaataaaatcaaaagaagtTTCTGCCACTCCTTGGTTCAGTGGCAATCTTCTGCCTTATGATAAAGCTCAAAATTCATAGAAGACCTACAAAGCCCTTTGAAAGCTAATCCAGGCTCATCATTTCCTCCTCAAAGTCTCTGCTTCAGTCATAATCAATTACTTGGGGTGTCCTGTATGTACCTGCTCTCTCTCACCTCTAAGCTTTTGTGCATTTTT from Cervus canadensis isolate Bull #8, Minnesota chromosome 1, ASM1932006v1, whole genome shotgun sequence includes:
- the SUMO2 gene encoding small ubiquitin-related modifier 2, with protein sequence MADEKPKEGVKTENNDHINLKVAGQDGSVVQFKIKRHTPLSKLMKAYCERQGLSMRQIRFRFDGQPINETDTPAQLEMEDEDTIDVFQQQTGGVY